One Gemmatimonadota bacterium genomic region harbors:
- a CDS encoding TfoX/Sxy family protein, whose translation MAYSEALADRIRDALGGRRDVDERKMFGGVAFMVGGHMCVGIVGDALMVRLAAEDAVALLARPHVRPMDFTGRPMKGFLYVDAPGIKTARQLTGWIERAVAFTSTLPPKKPRVRRLPRRRA comes from the coding sequence ATGGCCTACAGTGAAGCCCTTGCCGACCGCATACGGGATGCCCTTGGCGGGCGTCGCGACGTGGACGAGCGCAAGATGTTCGGCGGTGTGGCCTTTATGGTCGGCGGGCACATGTGTGTCGGCATTGTGGGCGACGCACTCATGGTGCGGCTCGCCGCGGAAGACGCCGTCGCCCTGCTCGCGCGGCCACACGTTCGCCCGATGGACTTCACGGGACGCCCGATGAAGGGGTTTCTCTACGTCGATGCCCCCGGGATCAAGACGGCGCGACAACTCACGGGCTGGATCGAGCGCGCCGTAGCCTTTACCAGCACGCTGCCACCGAAGAAACCGCGAGTCAGGCGGCTGCCGCGACGCCGCGCCTGA